The stretch of DNA GGCTCCCAACAGGAGCGGGGCATCACCGTTACGTCCTCGAACTCCACGTGGGCGTTCTTGGGGCGATCCCCACCGCGGAGCGTCTGAACGAGGCGGATGATCTCACCCCGCTTCTCAAAGCCGGCTTCAATCAGCGCCACATAGACGATCTGGGAGAGCAGTGGATTCGTGGCGATGAACACGTGTCCACCGGGCACGAGAACACGCAGGGCCGCTCGAGCCCACGAGAGGAAGAAGTGGCCAAGCTGCCGCTTCTCCTTTCCGCCAAGTACGGTGAAGCGCGGCAGCGGACTTCGTTCGCAGCCATCCAGCGAAGGCGGGATCCTCCAGACGCCACCCTTTCCGCTGCGCAGCTTGGCCTTTTCCTCTTGCGTATACTCTCTGAGGCCATAGGGCGGATCCGTAACGATCGCGTGGATGGAATTCGGTCGCCGTTGCGCCAGCCACTCGAAGCAATCCGACCGCACGAGATCGTAGGAGGCCGGGGGAGTGATACCGAGTAAGGGCTGGTCCCTCGGGCTGCGGTCGCTGGTGCCCTGGGCTACTCCGGTTGCAGCCCCCCCCTCCCCAAGGGCCTGCTTGAGAACGGCAAGGGCCGCTTCGGGGTGACGAACCAGGATCTCTTGCAGCTCAGCGGGAACGTGCCCCGCCAGGATCAGCAGCGAGCTAGCTTCTGTCCGATAGGCCGCCGCGAGGCGCTTGACCATCCCCGCGGCAGGCCTCGCCTTGCCTGCCTCCAACCTGCAGATGTAACCCTTGGTGACGCCAAGCTGTCCAGCAAGGTAATCCTGTGTCCAGCCTCTGGCCGTGCGCTCGCGCTTGATCGCTGGGCCGAACTCGCCCACGTTTTCCAGCAACTCGCCCTTGCACTCGCGCTTCATGGCCTGCTTCATGGCTCGCAACCTATCATGGTTTACCAATCGGGTCAACCATGTTCTGGGAAGCCTACCCGCGTAGCATGAGGAGTGCCCTCCTGGCCCCTAGCTTCTGGGGGAGTGCTGCCTAGGAGGCGCGCGGCCGCGGCGGCCAGAGGCGCCCGCCGAGCAGCTGTCCCGCCACGGCGAAGACCAGCGACAGCAGCACGAAGCCGATGGACAGCCCGAGCAAGCGCCGCAGCAGGAAGGCGAAGGGAATCGGCGCGTGGATGGCGGCAAGCCAGCTCAGGCTGCCCTTGCGCGAGCGCGCGCGCCAGGCGCCCGCGGGCAGATTGAGCGCAAAGGCGCTGAGGGCGAGCAGGGTTGCGCGCAGCGCGAGCGGCAGGGCAGTCGCCGCGCTCACGCGATCTCCAGGGTGCCGGGCTCGCCGCGCTCGACGCTGCCGATGAGCGCGGCGTCCGCCACGCCGCCCGCGCGCAGCGCGGCCAGCAGAGCCGCCGCCTCCGCCTCGGCAACCGCGATCAGCAGACCGCCGCTGGTCTGCGCGTCGCAGGCGAGCCAGAGCCGCGCCTCGCCGACGCCTGCGCCGAGCGTGAGCAGCGGCTCAACCGCGCGGCGATTCGCGCGGCTGCCGCCGCAGAGCTGCTCCTTCCCCAGCATCGCCAGGGCGTGCGGGTA from bacterium encodes:
- a CDS encoding helix-turn-helix domain-containing protein gives rise to the protein MKQAMKRECKGELLENVGEFGPAIKRERTARGWTQDYLAGQLGVTKGYICRLEAGKARPAAGMVKRLAAAYRTEASSLLILAGHVPAELQEILVRHPEAALAVLKQALGEGGAATGVAQGTSDRSPRDQPLLGITPPASYDLVRSDCFEWLAQRRPNSIHAIVTDPPYGLREYTQEEKAKLRSGKGGVWRIPPSLDGCERSPLPRFTVLGGKEKRQLGHFFLSWARAALRVLVPGGHVFIATNPLLSQIVYVALIEAGFEKRGEIIRLVQTLRGGDRPKNAHVEFEDVTVMPRSCWEP